The Candidatus Mycolicibacterium alkanivorans genome contains a region encoding:
- a CDS encoding purine-nucleoside phosphorylase: MGCLAVGPDAEHAASVIAERTGVPRHHVAIILGSGWAPAAEALGTPAAEVPMSGLPGFIPPSALGHRGRVLSVPIGSHNVLVFLGRIHAYEGHELCDVVHPVRTARAAGAEVVVLTNAAGGLRSDYRVGQPVLISDHLNLTARSPLTGAQFVDLVDAYSPRLRALAREVDPTLAEGVYAGLPGPHYETPAEIRMLRTLGADLVGMSTVHETIAARAAGAEVLAVSLVTNLAAGMTGEPLSHAEVLAAGRASATAMGSLLGSVLARL; the protein is encoded by the coding sequence ATAGGCTGCCTGGCTGTGGGTCCAGACGCCGAGCACGCGGCATCCGTCATCGCCGAGCGCACCGGTGTGCCTCGCCACCATGTGGCCATCATCCTCGGCTCGGGCTGGGCTCCGGCAGCCGAGGCGCTGGGCACACCGGCCGCCGAGGTCCCGATGTCCGGGCTGCCGGGCTTCATCCCCCCATCCGCCCTCGGGCATCGCGGTCGCGTGCTGTCGGTCCCGATCGGCTCGCATAACGTCCTGGTGTTCCTCGGCCGGATCCACGCCTACGAGGGCCACGAACTGTGTGACGTGGTCCACCCGGTGCGCACGGCGCGCGCAGCTGGCGCCGAGGTCGTGGTCCTGACGAACGCGGCGGGCGGCCTTCGATCGGACTACCGGGTCGGCCAGCCGGTGCTGATCAGCGACCACCTGAACCTGACCGCCCGCTCCCCGCTGACCGGTGCGCAGTTCGTGGACCTGGTCGACGCGTACTCGCCGCGGCTTCGGGCCCTGGCCCGTGAGGTCGACCCCACCCTGGCCGAGGGCGTGTACGCCGGGCTTCCCGGCCCGCATTACGAGACGCCGGCCGAGATCAGGATGCTGCGCACGCTGGGCGCCGACCTGGTCGGCATGTCGACGGTGCACGAGACGATCGCCGCGCGGGCGGCGGGCGCCGAAGTGCTCGCAGTGTCGTTGGTGACCAACCTGGCCGCCGGGATGACCGGCGAGCCGCTCAGTCACGCCGAGGTGCTGGCCGCCGGCCGCGCGTCCGCGACGGCGATGGGTTCGCTGCTGGGGTCGGTGCTGGCCCGCCTCTGA
- a CDS encoding phospho-sugar mutase — protein sequence MRPEEWIAHDPDPVTAAELAARDADELAARFAHPMTFGTAGLRGPVRGGPDSMNVAVVTRASWAVAQVLKDRGLGGSTVVVGRDARHGSDAFASATAEVIAAQGFSVLAFPHPVPTPVVAFAVRHTVAAAGVQITASHNPASDNGYKVYFDGGLQIISPTDRDIEAAMAAAPPADEIPRESVTATGTELVDAYVQRAAAVRRGAGSVRVALTAMHGVGGELALRALHLAGFADVHTVASQFAPDPDFPTVAFPNPEEPGATDGLLALAARVGADIAIALDPDADRCAVGIPTVAGWRMLSGDETGWLLGDYILAAMPAGQAAASVVASSVVSSQLLAAIAADHGARHVQTLTGFKWLARADAGIPGAKLVYAYEEAIGHCVDPAAVRDKDGISAAVLACDLVAALGMRRDSVPGALDGLALRHGVHTTAALSRRVEDPGQAAAMMARLRAHPPVQLAGFPVTASDLLEALGQQRTDALILAGGDEQTSVRVVVRPSGTEPKVKCYTEVRRAVAGELTAARRAAAEIQRELLDAARGW from the coding sequence ATGAGGCCCGAGGAATGGATCGCCCACGATCCCGATCCGGTGACCGCTGCCGAGCTGGCCGCACGCGACGCCGACGAACTGGCCGCGCGGTTCGCACACCCGATGACCTTCGGCACAGCCGGGCTGCGCGGCCCGGTCCGCGGCGGACCCGACTCGATGAACGTGGCGGTGGTGACCCGGGCCAGCTGGGCGGTGGCCCAGGTGCTCAAGGATCGAGGCCTGGGCGGCTCCACGGTGGTCGTCGGCCGCGATGCCCGGCACGGCTCGGACGCTTTCGCCTCAGCAACCGCTGAAGTGATTGCCGCGCAGGGCTTTTCGGTGCTCGCCTTCCCGCACCCGGTGCCGACGCCCGTCGTCGCGTTCGCGGTCCGTCACACCGTCGCGGCCGCCGGCGTGCAGATCACCGCCTCCCACAACCCGGCGAGCGACAACGGCTACAAGGTGTACTTCGACGGCGGCCTGCAGATCATCTCCCCGACCGACCGCGACATCGAGGCGGCGATGGCCGCCGCTCCGCCGGCTGATGAGATCCCCCGCGAATCTGTCACCGCCACCGGCACCGAACTCGTGGACGCCTACGTCCAGCGCGCCGCCGCCGTGCGCCGTGGTGCGGGATCTGTTCGGGTGGCGCTGACAGCCATGCACGGCGTCGGCGGTGAGCTGGCGCTGCGCGCGCTGCATCTGGCCGGCTTCGCCGACGTGCACACGGTGGCAAGCCAATTCGCGCCCGATCCGGACTTCCCGACCGTGGCCTTCCCCAACCCGGAGGAGCCCGGCGCCACCGACGGCCTGCTCGCGCTGGCTGCCCGCGTCGGCGCCGACATCGCCATCGCGCTGGATCCCGATGCCGACCGCTGCGCGGTCGGCATCCCCACCGTCGCCGGCTGGCGTATGCTCTCCGGTGACGAAACCGGTTGGCTGCTAGGCGATTACATCTTGGCCGCGATGCCAGCCGGGCAGGCCGCCGCCAGCGTGGTGGCCAGTAGCGTCGTCTCCTCCCAGCTGCTCGCCGCGATCGCGGCCGATCACGGCGCCCGCCACGTGCAGACCCTGACCGGATTCAAGTGGCTGGCCCGTGCCGATGCCGGAATCCCCGGGGCGAAGCTGGTGTACGCCTACGAGGAGGCAATCGGCCACTGCGTCGACCCGGCCGCCGTGCGTGACAAGGACGGCATCAGCGCCGCGGTGCTGGCGTGCGACCTGGTGGCTGCCCTTGGGATGCGACGCGATTCGGTGCCGGGGGCCCTCGACGGGCTGGCGTTGCGCCACGGTGTGCACACCACGGCGGCGCTGTCACGCCGCGTGGAGGACCCGGGTCAGGCGGCGGCGATGATGGCCCGGCTGCGGGCGCACCCCCCCGTCCAGCTGGCCGGCTTTCCGGTCACCGCCAGCGACCTGCTCGAGGCACTCGGCCAGCAGCGCACCGACGCGCTGATCCTGGCCGGAGGCGATGAGCAGACCTCGGTGCGGGTGGTGGTGCGCCCGTCGGGTACCGAGCCGAAAGTCAAGTGCTACACCGAAGTTCGCCGGGCTGTCGCCGGCGAGCTGACCGCGGCGCGCCGCGCCGCCGCCGAGATCCAGCGAGAACTGCTCGACGCCGCGCGCGGGTGGTAG